The following DNA comes from Syntrophorhabdaceae bacterium.
CGGTTCCTCCTTTTTCTCTTCCGTTACCTTGATCTCGCGCCTGCGCTCAACAACCTTTCTCCGTGCGATCCGCTCTTCAAGGATAGAGAGGAGAGGGGCCTGAATGATCAGGAAGACTGAGATAAGGAGGATGACGGCTGATATAAGGATACTGCCGAAGTAGTTGAATGCGTTCATCAGCGCCCTTTCAAGGAGAGAACCAAGAAAACCGGAGAACTCTACGGGAACGCCTCTCAGATGGACTTTGCCGATAACGATCTGGAAAAGGGAAGAAAGCGCCAGGAAAAGCAGCACGAGCCCCGCGGAAAAGACCAGTATGTGGGGGGGTTCTTTCTTCTTAAGATACAACAACCCGAAAAAAAGCATGACGGCGGTAACGGCGTAGCTCATCATCCCGAATATCTGGATCAAAAGATCAGCGATATATGAGCCTGCCTTGCCGCAGAGGTTTCTTGTTGCTCCCCCGGCAGCGGCGAAAAATGACGGGTCAAGGGGGTGATAAGAGATGAGACTTACAAAGAGAAAGATAAAGGCCCCCAGCAAACCCACTCCGATGATCTCTTTTTTCAGTTCCGTTGACATACGGCAAGCCTTTTTGTTTTCATTACTATTACTTATCCATCACTACTGCCTTCACCTGTTTGCATGAGCCTCTCTATGCTCGCCCTCACGCTGTTCATTACCTCTCCTTTTGCCGAGCGGGCCATCCCCTCCAGTGATATCGGTTTCCCTATATGAATGTATATTACCCCTTTTCTTTTGGGAATGAAACTGCCTTTTGGCTGGAGCGTGCTCGTGCCGACAATGCCGACGGGCACAATAGGGACCATGGCCCGCAGGGCAAGAGAGAAGCCTCCCTTTTTAAAGGGCAGCAGGCTGCCGTCCATGCTTCTTGTACCCTCCGGGAAGATAATGATATTCATCCCCTCCCGTATTTTGCGGGCCGCCTCATCGATGGCCTTGAGCGCCTCTCTCGGATTCTCCCTGTCAATGCTTATATGTCCCCCCCTCTTCAGGGCCCACCCAAAAAGAGGGATAAGAAAGAGCTGTCTTTTCGCTATCCATCTGAACGACAGAGGCAGT
Coding sequences within:
- a CDS encoding lysophospholipid acyltransferase family protein; translated protein: MRKALSSLNLLFTTIFLSVIALIISPFDSRGKLIHGIAKFWATTHIRIGGIKVVTSGLDNIATPPYIFMCNHQSALDIYGLLCSLPLSFRWIAKRQLFLIPLFGWALKRGGHISIDRENPREALKAIDEAARKIREGMNIIIFPEGTRSMDGSLLPFKKGGFSLALRAMVPIVPVGIVGTSTLQPKGSFIPKRKGVIYIHIGKPISLEGMARSAKGEVMNSVRASIERLMQTGEGSSDG